The Flaviflexus equikiangi genome contains the following window.
GCCAAGAGGCTGACGGGCTTCCTCCGCGAACGAGCGGACACGACGGACGCGAAGACGCTGAAACCGCTCCTCGCGGTCGTAGGTGAGCCGGTTGTCACCCCGGAACTGTTCGACCTGGTAGATCGCGTGGCTGAACGGAACGTGTGCTCGCGCCATGATGTGCTGCGGGGCGCGGTGCCCCCGCGCCATGCTCGGGCCGAGAAAGCGGTTTCGGGGCTTCCTGGCGTCATGTTCGCTGATGTTGCGGATCCGGGAGTGCTGCCGTTCGGTATCGCCCTTGATGGGAGAGAGACTCTCGTGTCGGCGGGGCGTGACACGTGGTCGGCGATTGCCGCCTCAGTGCAGGGAGCGCTGTCCCGAGGCGATTGCGCTCTCATCGTCGTGCCCACCGGTGTGGAGGTGGCCCGATGCCGCCAAGCCCTCTCGCAGCGCCTGCCCGGCGAACCCCTTGCCATCATCGAAGCGGGCTCCTCCCCAGAGATCCGCTACCGTCACTTCCTCTCGGTCTATCGGGGCCGGGCCCGGGTCGTCATCGGGACGCGTGCCGCCGCGTTCGCACCGATCGATGCTGGGCTGCTAATCGTCGTCGATGAGCACAACGGTGCGATGAGGGACAAGCGGAGCCCCTACCTGTGGGCTGATGAGGTGGTGCGGATGAGGAAGGGGCAGCGAACGTTCCTCAGGTTCAGCTTCCCGCCTCGCCTGGGCACGGCCGACGTCCCGACGGTCGTGGGAGGATCGTGGCCGTCCGTGACGCGTGCCGAGCAGTGGGAGGGCGATCAGCGGGGTCTTCTTCCTCCAGCGGCGTTCGCGACGATACGGTCCGGTCTCGAGAAGGGGCCCGTTATCGTCTCCGCCCCGCGGGCAGGCTACGTCCCGGCCCTGGCGTGTGCTCACTGCCATACGAGAGCAGCCTGCCGCCAGTGCGGTTCCGCGATCGCGGTGCCCACGGCGGGCAGTCATGCCGCCTGCGGCACGTGCGGGGACGCGGACTGGCGGTGCGCATGCGGGTCTCGCAACCTGCGGGCCGTCTCTCGCGGTTCGTCTCGGATCGCCCAGGAGATTGCGGCCGCCTTCCCCGATGTCGGGGTTGATACGCTGCGCAGCGGTGCGGAGGAGTCGTCGATGCCGCTCGTGGTTGCCACCCCGGGGGCCGAACCCGACCGTGAGTTCGCGGCCGCGGTGATCGTGGATGCTGGGGCGCGTCTCGCCAGTCTGTCCCTCGATGCTGAGATCGAGGCGGTGGGTCGGTGGGCTCGTGTCGCGTCCCGCGTGTCGGGGCATGTGCTCCTCACGGGAGGAGTCCCCCCACATCTCGCCCATGCTCTCGCCTCGCGGTCACTCGACGTGGGGGGCCTGCGGGAGGAGCGTGAGCTTCTCGGCCAGCCGCCCTATCATCGCTGGTTCCTCATCTCGGGCCAGAAGACAGACCTGCAGCGCCTCCTCGGGGGAGTCGCCGCACGCCTGGAGGGGGAGGCCCCGCCGGAGCAGAGCATCGCGGCCCTCCTCTCGGGAGGCGGGCGGCAGGTCTTCGCCCGCGGCATCCATCTCGTCGGCCCCACGGTCGATGACACTGGAATCACTGTTTATCTCCACGAGGAGGCGCCCGCGGTCAGGCTTGCTGGCGTGCTGCGCGATACTCTCCAGGATCTGGGTCAGCTCGCCATCCGCATCGAAGCAGATCCGATCCTGTGATCCCTGCCTGATAGGGGGTCTGGGGAAGAATCGCCCGAAAATTCACGCTAAGGAGTCAGCGGCCTGTTGAATGGGTTCCATGGCGGTCGATTTTCTAAGTGATGAGCAGGTCGCAGGGTTCGGCGGATTCCCCGACGAGGTACCGGCGGAGGACCTGGAACGTTTCTGTTGGTTGGACGATGCCGATTTGTCGGTGGTTGGTCGCCGCCGGGGAATGCACAACCGCCTGGGATTTGCTGTCCAACTGATCACGGTACGGGTAGCCGGACGCTTTTTGACGGATCCATTGGCTGTTCCGTGGCCGGTGGTGGAATCCCTGGCCGGGCAGCTGGGCATTGCCGATGCTTCCGTGCTCAAGCTGTATGCGCAGCGGGGACAGACCGAGTACGAGCACGCCGCGGAAATCTCCACCGTGTACGGGTATGCGGATTTCTCCGATCCGGCCAGGTACGAAGAGCTGAGGCTGTTTCTGGAGGCCCGGGCCTGGACTTCGTCGGAGGGACCGGTGCGCTTGTTTGAACGGGCGGCGCTCTGGCTGCGTGAGCGCAAGGTCCTTCTCCCCGGCGTCTCCACGTTGACACGACTGGTTTTGGAGATCCGTTCCGGAGCAAATTACCGCCTCCATTCCATGCTGGTTGACGCTGCCGGCCCCGCCTTGATTCTGGAATTGGAAGGTCTGCTTCGCGTTGGGGATGGGTCGCGGTTGACCGCGTGGGAACGGCTGCGGACCGGTCCTTCGAGGGTCTCGGTGCCGGAATTCTTGCGGCAGTTGGAGCGGCTGGGTCGCTTGCGGTCTCTGGGTGCCGGGTCCATTGATGTGGAGATGATCCCCGAGGGACGGATGAATGCCCTGGCCCGCTACGGGTTGGCGGGCAAGGCCTCATCGCTTCGAGGACTATCGGGACAGCGCCGGGGTGCGACACTGCTTTGTGCCGTGCGGGCATTGACGTCGGAGGTTGCCGATGATTTGTGTGATGCCCTGGACGCTATTGTTACTGAACGCGTTCTGCGCAAGGCAACCAGGGAATCCGCTGCCGCCCGGTTGAAGTCCCTGCCCCGTTTGTCCAAGGCCTCCCTGCAATTGGCGAAGGCCGCGAAAACACTGGTCGAGGTGTTGGACAACACGGAATATTCCGGAGCAGAGGCCGCCTCGGTGCTGGCCGATCAGGTTTCCTTGTCCGAGCTACGCGCCGCGCTGGAGGTGGTGAACGAAGTGGTGCATCCCGAGGGTGCCGAGGCTGACACTGCGGGGCAGATGCTGCGTCGGTTCGCCACCGTGCGCTCGTTCCTGCCGGCGTTGGCCGCAGCGGCACCCTTCGGGGCCACCGCGGGTGGGACGCCAACATTGGCGGCGCTGACGGCACTGCCAGAGGTTCTGGACGGTCGCAAGAAAGACCCTGCCTAGGTTGATCTGTCCGTCCTCTCTCCGACGTGGCAGCGCCTTGTCACGGCTTCGGAGGAAATCGACCGCAAGGCCTACACGGTGGCGGTGACGGGGGCCGTCCACAAGGCGCTGCGGCGCAGGGACATCTTCGTGGTGGGCGGGCGGCGCTGGGGAGACCCTCGGGCGCGGTTGCTGACCGATCCGGCGTGGCAGGCCACCAAAAACGAGACCTTGAGGGCACTCCAGCTGCCCGAAGAGCCAATGGAGCATCTGGCTGGTGTGCGCCACCGCCTTGATGCCCGTTATCGTGCGGCGGCCGTGCAGTTGGCCGACAATCCAACGGTACGGATTGATGATGCCGGCAAGGTCCACCTCTCACCCCTGGAGGCCAAGACGGTCCCGGAGTCCTTGACGCAGTTGCGGGGGCTGGTCTCCGGGATGCTGCCGCGTGTGGATCTGCCCGATGTGCTGCTGGAAGTGCATTCCTGGACGGGGTTCCTCTCGGAATTCAGCCACGTCTCGGAGGCCTCCGCGAGGATGGGCCAGCTTGATGTCTCCGTCGCCGCCATCCTGGTGGCCGAGGCCTGCAACGTCGGGCTCACACCGGTGGTCAGGGATGGCCGCCCCGCCCTGACACGTGGACGCCTGAGCCACGTTGACCAAAACTATGTGCGTGCCGATACGCTTCGCGCTGCCAACGCCCGGCTGATCCAGGCCCAGTCCGGTCTCGGACTCGCGCAGCGCTGGGGCACAGGCCTGTTGGCGTCCGTTGATGGGATGCGGTTCGTGGTGCCGGTGGCCACCGTCAATGCCGGGGCGAATCCGCGCTACTTTGGCCAAGGTCGCGGCTTGACCTGGCTGAACTATCTCAACGACCAGGTCTCCGGGTTGGGCGCCGTCGTGGTTCCGGGAACGGTCTGCGATTCCCTGCATATTTTGGATGGGCTGCTCGATCTTGATGGTGGCCAACGCCCCGAGATGGTCGCCACCGATACGGCCTCCTATTCGGACCAGGTCTTCGGGCTTTTCACGCTGCTCGGATATCGGTTCTCGCCCCGTCTGGCCGGGTTGCCGGACCAGCGGTTCTGGCGCATTGACGCCACGGCCGATTATGGGAAGTTGAACGCGGTGGCCGGTCGCAACCGGATCAACCTGGATCTCATTACGGCGAACTGGCCGGACATGCTCCGCCTTGCCGGGTCCCTGACTGCCGGGACCGTGCGCGCCTCGGAAGTCCTGCGGGTCACCCAGGGAGGCGGGGCACCGACGCTGCTCGGGAAGGCGTTGGCGGAGTATGTGTCAACGACGGGTGAATATTGACCCCCTGGCGACGGATGAAAATTGACCCCCTGTTCATTATTTTGTTTGGTGGTCTTTGTCGGTGAGCAGTTCTCTGCGGGTACGGGTGCGGTAGGACTCTCCGTCCAGGGGCAGCACTTCGGCATGATGGACAAGACGATCGATCATGGCTGAAGCAACAATGTCATCACCAAAGATTTCACCCCACCGACCAAAGGCCAGGTTCGAGGTGATGAGGATTGAGCCCTGCTCGTAGCGGGCCGCGACGAGTTGGAAGAATAGGTTCGCGGTCTGGGAGTCAAAGGGCAGATAGCCTAGCTCGTCGATGATGAGCAGTCGGTAGCGGCGCAGACGTTTGAGCTCGGCTTCGATGCCTGTAGGACTGTGATGAGCTGCGGTGAGGCGGTTGGCCCAACCACTGGCGGTGTCGAAAGCGACGGGGTAACTGCTGTGGCAGGCTTTGATTCCCAAGCCGATTGCCAAATGTGTTTTACCGACCCCGGGAGGGCCGAGCAGGATCACATTCTCGGCTTTGGCGACAAAGCTGCACGTTGCCAGGTGAGCCAGCACGTCACGGCGCAGGCCTGGCTGGTAGTCGGTGTTGAACTCCTCAAGAGTTTTGATGCCAGGAAAGTGGGCTCCTGCGACCCTCAGGGAGGTTCCGTTGGCTTCACGGTCAGTGACCTGCCGATCCAGGACGGCTGCGAGGTACTCTTCATGAGACCACCCTGCCTGGCGAGCCTGATCGGCCAGGTCGGCATAGACCCGTCCGATTGTCGGAGTCCTTAACGCTTTGACTAAATGTGCAATATTCTTATCGATTGCTGTGTTCATGCCACCGTCTCCTGCTCGGGCAGGCCCAGACCGAACATCGTGTCATAGACCGCCAGATCACGAGTGGGGACCTCAATCCCGCGTGGAACAGCGATCGGGCGCACTGACTGCTGGTTGTAGTGCGCACGCAGCTGCTTAGCCACCGCCACATGGTCTGGGTCGGTGATCGTCTTATGAGAATCCCAGCACCGCTGATGCTGGGCAACGAGCATGCCCTGGCTACGGGCCTGGACTGTTGTCAATGTTGTGGTGACATCGATCAGCCTGCCGATCATC
Protein-coding sequences here:
- a CDS encoding DUF4158 domain-containing protein; protein product: MAVDFLSDEQVAGFGGFPDEVPAEDLERFCWLDDADLSVVGRRRGMHNRLGFAVQLITVRVAGRFLTDPLAVPWPVVESLAGQLGIADASVLKLYAQRGQTEYEHAAEISTVYGYADFSDPARYEELRLFLEARAWTSSEGPVRLFERAALWLRERKVLLPGVSTLTRLVLEIRSGANYRLHSMLVDAAGPALILELEGLLRVGDGSRLTAWERLRTGPSRVSVPEFLRQLERLGRLRSLGAGSIDVEMIPEGRMNALARYGLAGKASSLRGLSGQRRGATLLCAVRALTSEVADDLCDALDAIVTERVLRKATRESAAARLKSLPRLSKASLQLAKAAKTLVEVLDNTEYSGAEAASVLADQVSLSELRAALEVVNEVVHPEGAEADTAGQMLRRFATVRSFLPALAAAAPFGATAGGTPTLAALTALPEVLDGRKKDPA
- a CDS encoding Tn3 family transposase, producing MTGAVHKALRRRDIFVVGGRRWGDPRARLLTDPAWQATKNETLRALQLPEEPMEHLAGVRHRLDARYRAAAVQLADNPTVRIDDAGKVHLSPLEAKTVPESLTQLRGLVSGMLPRVDLPDVLLEVHSWTGFLSEFSHVSEASARMGQLDVSVAAILVAEACNVGLTPVVRDGRPALTRGRLSHVDQNYVRADTLRAANARLIQAQSGLGLAQRWGTGLLASVDGMRFVVPVATVNAGANPRYFGQGRGLTWLNYLNDQVSGLGAVVVPGTVCDSLHILDGLLDLDGGQRPEMVATDTASYSDQVFGLFTLLGYRFSPRLAGLPDQRFWRIDATADYGKLNAVAGRNRINLDLITANWPDMLRLAGSLTAGTVRASEVLRVTQGGGAPTLLGKALAEYVSTTGEY
- the istB gene encoding IS21-like element helper ATPase IstB translates to MNTAIDKNIAHLVKALRTPTIGRVYADLADQARQAGWSHEEYLAAVLDRQVTDREANGTSLRVAGAHFPGIKTLEEFNTDYQPGLRRDVLAHLATCSFVAKAENVILLGPPGVGKTHLAIGLGIKACHSSYPVAFDTASGWANRLTAAHHSPTGIEAELKRLRRYRLLIIDELGYLPFDSQTANLFFQLVAARYEQGSILITSNLAFGRWGEIFGDDIVASAMIDRLVHHAEVLPLDGESYRTRTRRELLTDKDHQTK